Below is a genomic region from Hippea sp. KM1.
CGGCAAGGTTTTAGAGTCAAAGAAAGCAAAACCGCCTCTATGTATTCACAAGGGGTTCTTTGAGTTGTTTGAGTCAAGGCTAAACAGGGCCTTGATAAGGCATCCAAACGCCGCTATCCTTCTAAGTGCCCACTCCATACCAAAGAAATTGCTAAAAAAAACGCTTGACCCGTATAGAAACGACCTGGAGGTCTTTAGGCTAACACTGAGTAGAATCCTAAAAAGGCCGATCTATTTATCCTTTCAGTCGAAATTGGGGCCTATAGAATGGCTAAAGCCAGAAACAGAAGACCAGATAAAGAGGCTTTCAAGATATTACACAGAATTAATCATTGTGCCTGTTAGCTTCACAACCGATAACACGGAAACAACCGTTGAGATAGACAAAACCTATACAAAGATAGCAAAAGATTGCGGTTTTAGATGGATAAAAAGGATAGACTGCCTCAACGACGATAACGATTTTATCGACTTTTTAGCCTCCATTGTCTAACTTGTCGCACTCCTTTTTGCCGGTCTTTAAGTAAAGCTTAAACTTCTTCAACCAGCCCGGCTCACCATCAGGCGAAAGCCTCAAGAAATTCAGAAACTTCACCACCCTATCGACGGTTTCTGGATGGAGATAGTGCTCTATAGCACAGGCATCCTCAGACGATATGGTCTCATCAACCTGGAGCACATCGCTTAAAAACTCCTTCAATATCCTGTGCCTTTCATCGAGCTTCTTGCCTATCTTTGCACCCAACGGCGTGAGCTCTATATACCCGTATGTCTCATGCATTACAAGATCCTTTGCCTCAAGCTGCTTTACGGCATTAACAACAGACGGCATCTTCACATTGAGGCTCTTTGCTATGTCCTTAATCCTTACAACCTTATTGCTCTTGGCTATCTCGTATATGGTCTTTAAATAGTCCTCCGTCGAGGGGGTGAGCTTTACCTCTTCCATACTTCAATAATAATGAAAAACAGCCGTATCGTCAATAGAACAATTGTTCAAAATCACTCTATAGCCCTCGATGAGTCGAATTCAACCCTCTCTATGCGTTTAAAATCCTCCGATATCTTCTGTGTTGTTATATGAACATCCTTGGCATCCTTGCTGAGCCTATCTATATCCTTTATGAGCTTTTCCCACCTCTCCCTGTATCTATCGAAGTTCTTTGAGAGCCTTGCAAGCTCCTGCTGAATCTTTAAGGCCTGCTGCCTGGTCTTGACATCCTTAACAACGGCCTGCACAGTTGCAAGCAGAGCCATCAGGGTTGTTGGCGATGCTATCCAGACCCTCTTTTGCCTTGCATAAGCTATAATGTCTGCATGGTGGGCGTTAACCTCGGCAAATATGGCCTCAGAGGGCAGAAACATAACGGCCATATCGGCTGTTGTTGGTGGGCAGATGTATTTGTCTGCTATATCGTCTATGTGCTTTTTTAGATTCTGTTTAAACTGGCTTGTGAACCTTGCCCTATCGGCCTCCCCCGCCTCAACCATTTTGACATAGTTTTCAAGGGGAAACTTCGAATCCACAGCCAACAAACCCATCTCTGGAGCCTTTATAACCGCATCGGCTATAACCTTCCTGCCGTTGTTTTCAAAACTATACTGGATCCTATAAAGCTCGCCCTCTTCCCCAAAGACCGATTTCAATATCGTCTCAAGCCTAACCTCTCCAAAAACGCCCCTCTTCTTCTTATCGTCCAATATCTGCTGCAAAGAGACGACATCCTTTGAGAGCTCCTCAATCTTGCGCTGGGCCTCAGAGATCCTCGCAATACCCTCCACGATCTCCTTGAATGTCTTATCCACATTATCAAAGCCGGCCTTAAGCCTCTCATCCACCCTGTCGCTCAACTGTATCAGCTTATCGTTTACAATCTCCATAAAACCCTTAAGCTCATCCCTGTTCTTTGAGTTTTCGGCCTCTATGGTTGAGTTTATATCCTTAAACCTGGCATACAACTCCTCTTTTAAGGTGTCATTGAGTCTTAAGGTCGACTGATTGAGTTTTTCAAACAATTCTGAATTTCTTTCTATCTGCTTTTGATTCTCCTGATACACCCTAAGCAACTCATCCTTCAGTTCATCCCTTATCAGCCTAAACTGCCTTGTTTGATTTAGCGCCAAAAACAAAACCGCACCGCCAGCAAAAACCGCGGCGGCAAGGTAATACACATCCATCACTGCTTAACCTTCTTACCCAATTTCGATTCAATCGATGCAATCTTCTGGGTTAACCTGTTGGAGCGATTCTTGCGTATATCAAACTTAATCGTTGAGTAAATCCTATTGCAATCGGGCTCAAGCACACTGTATGCCTTGTTTATCAAACCCAGGGCCTCCTCCATCGTCTCGGTTTCAAACACAGTCCCCATGGGTGTAAGCTTATACTCAAAGCCGCTCTCATCAATCACCTTGATAATCCTTGAAACATAGGAGCTAACACTCTCCCCTTTATCCGTTGGAAACATTGCAAACTCCACCAAAACAGACATACCCCTCCTCCGTCTCTTAAGGATTCCTATCCTTCAACGCCTTCTTGATCTTATCGATGACGCTTGTATCCTCAAGTGTGGATATATCATCCGTTATCTCTTTATCCGACGCAATGGCCTTAAGCACCCTTCTTACGATCTTGCCCGAGCGGGTCTTGGGCAGGGCATCGACAAAAACAACCTCAGACGGCTTTGCAATCGGTGAGACCGTCTCGCTCACATAATCCCTCAACTTTCTGACTATCTCATCGTGTCTTGTCCTATCAACACCCTCCTTAAGCACAACAAAGGCCACAACCTCCTCACCGGTAATCTCATCCGGTCTTCCAACAACGGCCGCCTCGGCCACATACCTGCAGTTTGTAAGGGCGTTTTCGATCTCGGCACACCCTATCCTGTGTGCAGACACATTCACAACATCGTCCGCCCTTCCCTCCATCCAGAAATAGCCGTCCTCATCCTTTGAGGCCAAATCACCGGTATAGTAATACTTGCCGTTGAATTTATCCCAATACAGCCTCTTATACCCCTCATCGTCGTTCCACAGCGTTCTTACCATTGAAGGCCAGGGCTTCTTCAAAACGAGATGTCCTGTCTTTGATGGTTCATCTATGATATTGCCCTCATCGTCCACTATATCGGGGAATATGCCGGGCACTGCTATACCGACGCTGCCGGGCTTTTGTGGCACAACAGGCAGAGATGATATCATGTGGCCTGCCGTCTCCGTCTGGCCGTATGCATCGATTACAGGACACCTCTTTGCACCAACCTTCTCCCAATACCACAACCAGGCCGCCTCATTGAGCCTCTCACCACCCGTGGTTAGAAGCCTCAACGACGAAAGATCGTATTTTTTAAGCCACTCATCGCCGTGCCTCATAAGGGCCCTTATGGCTGTTGGCGCTGTATACATCACATTGATCTTGTATTTTTCAACCAAATACCACCACTGAGCGGGTGTTGGATACAACGGCATACCCTCATAGATGAATGTCGTCGAACCAATAGACAAAGGCCCATAGAGGGTGTATGAGTGTCCTGAAATCCAACCGATATTGGCCGTCGACCAGAAGGTATCCTCCTC
It encodes:
- the acs gene encoding acetate--CoA ligase, whose translation is MLQIKLKNSYIKGERTVTGAKKIEVSKDFLERANLKPEEYNRLREWAEKDFEGFWDYFAKREISWFEPYKKVFDDSNAPFYKFFVGGKLNMCYNCVDRHVTTRKKNRAAIIWESEQGESRILTYRELQYQINKFANVLKTLGVKKGDVVVIYMPMIPELPIAMLACAKIGAIHSVVFAGMSSFALRERILDAKSSIIITADGGFRAGKTIPLKENVDKAIEKVRFIKYVVVVRHADRDVPMKTLRDFWWGDLMSDPDYAKPYCEPEPMDAEDPLFLIYTSGSTSKPKGVVHSTAGYLLWRILTARWVFDLKEEDTFWSTANIGWISGHSYTLYGPLSIGSTTFIYEGMPLYPTPAQWWYLVEKYKINVMYTAPTAIRALMRHGDEWLKKYDLSSLRLLTTGGERLNEAAWLWYWEKVGAKRCPVIDAYGQTETAGHMISSLPVVPQKPGSVGIAVPGIFPDIVDDEGNIIDEPSKTGHLVLKKPWPSMVRTLWNDDEGYKRLYWDKFNGKYYYTGDLASKDEDGYFWMEGRADDVVNVSAHRIGCAEIENALTNCRYVAEAAVVGRPDEITGEEVVAFVVLKEGVDRTRHDEIVRKLRDYVSETVSPIAKPSEVVFVDALPKTRSGKIVRRVLKAIASDKEITDDISTLEDTSVIDKIKKALKDRNP
- a CDS encoding MTH1187 family thiamine-binding protein, with translation MSVLVEFAMFPTDKGESVSSYVSRIIKVIDESGFEYKLTPMGTVFETETMEEALGLINKAYSVLEPDCNRIYSTIKFDIRKNRSNRLTQKIASIESKLGKKVKQ
- a CDS encoding metal-dependent transcriptional regulator — protein: MEEVKLTPSTEDYLKTIYEIAKSNKVVRIKDIAKSLNVKMPSVVNAVKQLEAKDLVMHETYGYIELTPLGAKIGKKLDERHRILKEFLSDVLQVDETISSEDACAIEHYLHPETVDRVVKFLNFLRLSPDGEPGWLKKFKLYLKTGKKECDKLDNGG
- a CDS encoding ferrochelatase translates to MNQTVLVNLGGIEKPIDIPVFLFNMFNDRHILPIRQPFRAIVAVIITLLRAKETYKILKSSPSPLLEITKRQAEKLSKKTKRHIAFGFSYSKPYFDTYQGSFIIMQNFYSHTTHGKVLESKKAKPPLCIHKGFFELFESRLNRALIRHPNAAILLSAHSIPKKLLKKTLDPYRNDLEVFRLTLSRILKRPIYLSFQSKLGPIEWLKPETEDQIKRLSRYYTELIIVPVSFTTDNTETTVEIDKTYTKIAKDCGFRWIKRIDCLNDDNDFIDFLASIV
- a CDS encoding DNA recombination protein RmuC, translated to MDVYYLAAAVFAGGAVLFLALNQTRQFRLIRDELKDELLRVYQENQKQIERNSELFEKLNQSTLRLNDTLKEELYARFKDINSTIEAENSKNRDELKGFMEIVNDKLIQLSDRVDERLKAGFDNVDKTFKEIVEGIARISEAQRKIEELSKDVVSLQQILDDKKKRGVFGEVRLETILKSVFGEEGELYRIQYSFENNGRKVIADAVIKAPEMGLLAVDSKFPLENYVKMVEAGEADRARFTSQFKQNLKKHIDDIADKYICPPTTADMAVMFLPSEAIFAEVNAHHADIIAYARQKRVWIASPTTLMALLATVQAVVKDVKTRQQALKIQQELARLSKNFDRYRERWEKLIKDIDRLSKDAKDVHITTQKISEDFKRIERVEFDSSRAIE